GCATGATCCTTACTCTAGTAGCAAGGCATGTTCTGAGTTGGTGACTAGTGCTTACCGAAATTCCTTTTTAAATAATCAGCTTGATGGTAGAAAGATTGCTGTTGCTTCAGCCAGAGCTGGTAATGTAATTGGTGGTGGAGATTGGGCAGTTGATAGGTTAGTACCAGATATCATTAGGTCTATTCTGACTGATCAAAAAATTATCATTAGAAATCCAAATTCTATTAGACCATGGCAGCATGTACTTGAACCTTTGAGTGGTTATCTTTTATTAGCAGAGAATTTATATAATTATGGTGAGAAATTCGCTAGTGCATGGAATTTTGGCCCTCTAGATGATGATGCCAAACCTGTTGAATGGATTGTTCGGGAGATTTGTAGTATATGGGAGGGAGCCAGCTTTGAAGTTGATACTAGTGCTCAACCTCACGAAGCGCAATATCTAAAGCTGGACTGTTCCAAGGCTGCTGCTGAATTGGAATGGCACCCGCGCTGGAACCTGAGGCAGGCGATTGACAAAATTGTAGAGTTCACGATTGCATACCAGAAAGGTGAAAAACTAATTGACGTTTGTGTAAAACAGATAAAGGAATACCAAGAGTCTTTGTAAGGAGTGGGGTTAGTTGAAACTATCCGATTATGTAATAGATTGCCTTAAGCAACAAGGTGTATCTCATGTTTTTGAATTTATCGGAGGAGCTATAGTCCACTTGTTGGATTCTGTCTCTTTCAGAGATGATATGGAATGTATATCTGTTCGCCATGAACAAGCAGGCGCATTTTCGGCTGAAGCTTATGCCAGAATAAACGGAAAGCTTGGAGTTGCAATGGCAACGAGTGGGCCCGGAGCATTGAATCTACTTACTGGAATAGGTAGTTGCTACTTCGATTCAGTTCCGTGTTTGTTCATTACTGGACAAGTAAACACTTATGAATATAAGTTCGATAGACCTGTCAGACAAATTGGTTTTCAAGAAACAGATATTGTTAGTGTAGCTAAACCTTTAACGAAGTATGCTGCTATGGTTACTGACCCAGATCAAATAAGATACGAAATAGAAAAAGCAATATACTTGGCACAAAATGGACGTCCCGGTCCAGTATTGTTAGATATTCCAATGAATCTTCAGAGAGCACAAATTGAGCCTGAAACTTTAGCCAGCTTCTATGATAGTGAAGAATATTTTAATGAACTTTCTAAAAAATCAGAAATCAGTGAATCTGTTATTGCAGATGTTATTAAGATGTTATCTGCTGCAAAAAGACCTCTCATTTTGGCAGGTGGTGGTGTAAGAGTTAGCAATTCAGCAGCAGCACTTACACAGTTTGTAGAGAAGTCGGGAATACCGGTTGTAAGCTCATTGATGGGAATTGATGTGATTTCACATGATAATCCTTTATATTCTGGTCTAATTGGGTCATATGGTAACCGCTATAGTAATCTAATCCTGGCCAACTGTGATCTATTACTTATATTAGGGTCAAGACTAGATAGTAGACAAACCGGGACCAGACCAGATACGTTTGGGCGCAGTGCTATAAAAATTCATGTTGATATTGATTATAATGAGCTCAACAGTAAGGTTGAAGCAACTCTGGCAGTAAAAGCAAATCTTAATGAATTCTTGGAGAAAATGAATTTAGCGCTAACAGACTTTAATAAACCAGATATCTCTAAATGGTTGAATTTGATTGGGGCTTTAAAAGAACAGTTTCCTACGTACTCTTTTACTCCGGTTGCTAATGAAATTGAACCAAACCGTTTTATGGAATTACTCTCGTCTAAGTCTGAAAAGTTTGGAGCGGTTTGCCTAGATGTTGGTCAACACCAAATGTGGGCATCGCAATCTTTCAAATTATCTGGAGAACAAAGATTATTAAACTCTGGTGGTATGGGAGCAATGGGGTTTGCCTTACCGGCTGCAATTGGCGCTTCCTTAGCAAATGGAGAGGAAACTCTTGTTATTGCAGGAGACGGGGGCTTCCAACTTAATATACAAGAATTAGATACTATTGTTCGTTTGAATTTACCTATAAAAATGGTTGTTATGAACAATAGTTCTCTTGGAATGGTAAGACAATTTCAAGATTTGTATTTTGAGGGTAGACAACAGTCAACAGTGAACCCCAATCCTTCATTTATAAAAATAGTTGAAGCGTATGCAATTCCAGCGTATCAGATGAATACAATGGATGATATTCATCAGCTTGAACAGTTCTTGAATACTAACGGACCAGCATTTATTGAGGTGAAGTTGGAAAAGAAAACAGAAGTACATCCTAAATTAGTTGTAAATAGACCTATTGAAGATATGTACCCATATCTTGATAGGGAAGAGTTAAAGAAAATAATGCTAATAGATCTTGTTGATGAAATGGACATTCCTACTTAAAGGGGTTCTCAGAGTGCTTAATAAGGATTGTATGAAAATCGCAATATTTGGTGCTACGGGTCATATTGCGAAAAACTTAATAGTTGGTCTTTCTTCTTCGGAACATTACGAATTATATTTATTCGCTCGGAGTCAAGAAAGACTGACTTCCTTTTTATTTGAGAATAGCATTCAAGGCAAGACTCATCTTAGAGAGTATAAACAGTTTCAAGACTTAGATACTTATAACGTTATTATTAATTGTATAGGAGTAGGTAACCCAGGAGACCTTCTCCGGAATCCCTTTAGTGTATTTCAAATCACAGAACAATATGACAACATTATTCTTCGCTATATACAAAATAATCCCGATTCTATATATATTAATCTTAGTTCTGGGGCCGCATATGGCTCTAATTTTGAAAAGCCTGCAACAAATACTAAATTACTTAATTTGAATATAAATAATTTATCACTCAAAGATTACTATGGGATTTCTAAGTTGAATACGGAGGCGAAACATAGAAGTCTAGAAAAGTTTAAAATAGTCGACCTTAGGATATTTGGTTTTTTTAGCGCATTTATTGATATGGATTCAAAGTTTCTTCTAACTGAAGTAATTGAGCATGTTGGGATGAGGAAAGTACTCAATACATCTTCAGAAAATATCCTTAGAGATTATGTACATCCAGAAGATTTCCTTTCTCTTGTGCAAAGTTGCATGGACGAGAATATACAGAATGGGGTATATGATGTGTATTCTCTCAAACCAGCGACTAAATTTGAAATTTTGGACTATTTTGTTAGGGAACATGGATTGAAATATCAAGTTGACACTAGCTACACTTACGATTCTATAACAGGCTCAAAGAGTAACTATTATTCTTTAAATGGAGAGGCCTCAACTATAGGCTATCTTCCTAAATATACTTCTTTAGAGAGTATCCAGTCAGGTTACCAACAATTAAGAATGAGGAATAAAAATGAAAACAATTAGTATAGTAACGCCTTGTTACAATGAAGAAGAGAATGTTAGGGAGCTTTATACTCAAGTAAAGGCAGTTTTTGCGGAGATGCCAGGTTATGTCTATGAGCATATATTTATTGACAATGCATCAAAAGATAAGACAGTGGCAATTCTAAAAGATATTGCAAAAGAAGACTCAAACGCAAAAATCATTGTTAATTCACGTAATTTTGGACATATACGATCTCCGTATCATGCCCTGCTACAGGCTGAGGGAGATGCTGCTATCTTACTTGTAGCTGACCTTCAAGACCCTCCTGGAATGATTAAAGATTTTGTTGATAAATGGGAAGAAGGATATAAAGTTGTTCTAGGTGTGAAAACGCAAAGTCATGAGAGTAAGACCATGTTTGCAATACGAAAGATGTACTATAATTTTATTAATCGTGTTTCAGAGATTGAACTGACTAAGAACAATACTGGTTTTGGATTATATGATAAACAAATTATTCAAATTCTAAAAGAGATTGATGATCCATATCCTTACTTCAGAGGGTTGATTTCTGATATTGGTTTTGAAAGCTATAAAATTGAGTATGTGCAGCCTGTTAGAAAACGTGGAATAACTAAAAATAACTTCTACACTCTTTATGATATTGCCATGCTTGGTATTACTAACCACTCTAAAATACCGTTGCGATTGGCTGCAATGCTAGGGTTTACTATGTCTGCTTTAAGTTTGCTGGTAGCAGTAGGTTATTTACTGGCTAAACTAATATTCTGGAATTACTTTTCTTTAGGTACAGCTCCTCTCATCATAGGGTTATTCTTATTCTCTTCCGTTCAGCTTTTCTTTATAGGAATAATTGGCGAATATATTGGTTCAATTCATACACAGGTCTTAAAGCGGCCGTTGGTAGTTGAGAAGGAACGGATAAATTTCTAAACGCTCTTCCTAACACCCAAGTGCAGTACAAAGTGAACGAATGTTATTCCCTTGAGCATGACCGTGGCATACTATGGAATGATCTGGCGCTTGGGACACTGACCAGCAGCCGTTTCCTCTCGGAGCTATAGCATCTCAATCATCATTACAACTAGTAAAAGGTGGGTACAAAATGAAACTCCTAATCACCGGCGGAGCCGGCTTCATCGGCAGCAACTTCGTAATCTATATGCTGCAGCAACATCCTGATTACCAGATCGTCAACGTTGATGCGTTGACTTACGCAGGAAATCTGGAGAACCTGAAATCGATTGAGAATCATCCGAACTATACGTTTGTGAAGGCAGACATTACCGATGTGGCGGCGATGGATAAGCTGATCGGTGACGGTGTAGACGTGGTGGTTAACTTTGCTGCGGAGTCTCACGTAGACCGGAGTATTCTGGAGCCGGAAGTGTTCGTGAAGACGAATGTGCTGGGCACTCAAGTGCTGCTGGATGCGGCTAAGAAATATAGTGTGAATAAGTTTGTTCAAGTGTCCACGGATGAGGTCTATGGATCACTTGGTGCTACAGGTCTGTTCACGGAAGAAACACCGCTGACGCCGAACAGCCCGTATTCTGCAAGTAAAGCAGGCGGAGACTTGCTGGTGCGTTCTTATCATGAAACCTTTGGGTTGCCAGTTAACATTACCCGGTGCTCGAATAACTATGGTCCTTACCAGTTCCCGGAGAAGTTGATTCCGCTGATGATATCGCGTGCGCTGGCAGATCAGGCTTTGCCTGTGTATGGAGACGGAATGAATATCCGTGACTGGCTGTATGTTGAGGATCACTGCAGCGCAATTGATCTGGTTATTCATGAAGGCGTGAATGGTGAAGTGTACAACATCGGTGGTAACAATGAGCGGACGAATGTGCATATTGTGAATACTGTGCTTCAAGAGCTCGGCAAGCCGGATTCGCTGATTTCTTATGTTCAGGATCGTCCCGGACATGACCGCCGTTATGGCATTGATCCAACGAAGATTACGAACGAGCTGGGCTGGAAGCCTAAGCACACGTTCGAAACCGGCATTAAGGAAACTATTCAGTGGTATCTGAATAACAAGGAATGGTGGACCCGCATTCAGTCTGGTGAATACCAGAAGTATGCTGCACTTCAGTACGGCAGCCGTCTGGGGGATTCTCTGTAATGGCGAAGATGAAGGTGTTTGTCACAGGCTCTGGCGGGCAACTGGGGCAGGATCTTATGCTTTTGCTTCTAGGGCAGGGGTATGAAGTGCTGGGCTGTGACCGTCAGGAGATGGATATTACCGATCTGGACCAGTGCCAACAGACTATTGGTGCGTTCGCTCCCGATGCGGTCATTCATTGTGCGGCTCATACGGCAGTGGATGCAGCTGAGACTGATGTGGATGCGGCGTACCTCATTAATGCAACCGGAAGCCGGAATGTGGCGCTCGCTGCTGAGAAGGTGGGAGCTAAGCTGGTCTATATCAGTACGGACTATGTCTTCGATGGCATGGGGGAACAGCCTTACCATGAATATGATAATACAGATCCCAAGAGTATCTATGGTAAGTCCAAACGGGCAGGAGAAATCCTGGTCCAGTCCTTATCTTCTAAATTCTTTATCGTACGCACCTCTTGGGTCTATGGCAAATACGGTAATAACTTTGTCAAAACAATGTTGAAGCTGGGGCAGGAAAAGCCATTGCTGCAGGTTGTCGATGACCAGAAGGGCTCACCTACCTATACGGTGGACCTGGCAAGATTCTTGCTTGAGCTTATCCAGACTGAAAAGTATGGAGTGTACCACGCCTCGAACACAGAGTCTTGCACATGGTATGAATTCACCCAGGCCATCTTTGCGGAAGCAGAGGAACTTCTGGGGCTGAAGTTTACAGCGAAGCTTGAACCTTGTGCGACGGAGCAATTCCCCCGTCCGGCGCCTCGTCCACGCAACTCGGTGATGGAGCATCTGGCGATCCGTACCAACGGGTTCCAGGATATCCGTCCATGGCGTGAAGGGCTGAGAGACTTTTTGCTGGAGCTGAAATAGCTGTAGGATATGTTGAATAACCCCTAATCCATCTTAATGGTTAGGGGTTTCTTATTGTAATTCGATAGTATTGGTGGGGTCAATTCAACAACCTTCCATAGCCCGGCACCTCTGTTTTCGTTATAATGGGGAGTAACAGGTTCGTACAATGAATATATGGAATTCGAGGTACCCCATGAAACTTAAAACAGTCAGTGTGCATATTGTTACTTATAACAGCGCAGATGATATAGCGGAATGCTTGTCAGCTGTGCTCACTCAGGATTATCCGGTCAAAAAGATTGTGGTGGTGGATAATGCGTCCACGGATGGATCGGCGGAGAAGGTTAGGGCGTTCTATCATGAGCTTACTCAGGGATCAGCACGTATGCGTATCGATTCGTTACACTCCGTAGACGCAGCAGTAATCTCATCACGTACCGCAGCTTCAGCCAACTGTGTAGGAAGTTTGGAGAGCCCTTCTATCCCTAACCTAGTCCTTCTGGAAAATGAACATAACACCGGCTTCGCCCCCGCACACAATCAGGCGATTGCCGGGACTACGACGGATTATGTGCTGGTGTTGAACCCGGACCTTACGCTGGCCCCGGATTATATATCTAAGCTGATCGCAAGGATGGAAGCCGATTCCCGGATCGGGAGTGCCACAGGCAAGCTGCTGCTGAAGGCGGATCATTCGCTGGTGGACAGTACTGGACTATGGATGAATAAGGCGCGGAGGGCGTTTGACCGTGGAGCGGGAGAGCCTGCTGACCAGTGGAATGAATCTGACGAAGTATTCGGTGTCTCCGGTGCAGCGGCGATGTACTCGCGGCAGATGATTGAGGATATCAGCGTGGAGGGGGAGTTTTTCGACGCGGATTTTTTTGCGTATAAGGAAGATGTGGATGTAGCTTGGCGTGCGGAATTGTTCGGCTGGAAGGCCTACTATGATGCGGAAGCGATAGGCTACCATGAGCGGGGCTGGAAGACTTCTGGCCGAAGCAGCAAGGCGATGTTCATCAAGCGGATCTCCTACATTAACCGTTACAAAATGATATACAAGAATGAGCCCTCCCGCACACTTCTACTCACTCTGCTAAATTCTCTGCCTTACGAGATCGCCGCACATGGCTATTCGCTATTGAAGGAGCCTAAGCTGCTGGGAGCCTGGAGATCCTTTTTCGCACAGAGAGCTGCCTTGAAGCGCAAGCGCCGCTACATCCAGGAGAAGGCTAAACGCCAGTGATATTGATAGCCTTGTAAAAACCTCCCTGAACAGGCGCTGCCTATCAGCGGGGTTTTTGTGTTATAATAATTGTCGATAGATTACTATATTTGTCAGGAGAGTATAGCAGTGAATGTAGATGTTAGTATATTGATTCTAAATTACAACACATGCCGCCTGACGATGGATTGTCTGAGGTCGGTATATGATTCCGAGACAGGATATTCCTATGAAATTATTCTAGTAGATAATAACTCCCAGGATAACTCGGTGGAGACGATAAGCAAGGCGTTCCCGGAGGTGCTGTTAATTGCTAATTCGGAGAATGTAGGCTTTGCCAAGGGGAATAACCAGGGGATGGAGGTCGCTTCCGGGCGTTATGTGCTGCTGCTCAATTCAGATACTGTGATCCGCAAGGATACGCTGGAGACGATGATCCGGTTCATGGACAGCCGTCCGGATCTTGGCGCGTCCGGGTGTAAGGTGATTTTGCCGGATGGGTCGCTCGATAAGGCCTGCCGGAGAGGGTTCCCGACCCCATCTGCATCGTTCTATTATGCTTTTGGCTTCAGTAAGCTGTTCCCGGACCGTCCGAAGTTCAACGGCTATCAGCTCGGTTATCTGGACCCGGATGACGAATATCCGGTAGATTGTCTGGTTGGAGCGTTCATGCTGCTGCGCCGGGAGACGATTGAGCAGGTGGGCGGTCTGGATGAGTCTTTTTTCATGTACGGAGAGGATTTGGATTGGTGTTACCGGATCAAGGAAGCCGGCTGGGGGATTTATTATTATCCGCAGACGTCCATCGTACATCTAAAGGGTGGCAGCGCGCGCCGCAGACCGTTCAAGATTGTGTATGAGTTTCACCGGGCCATGATTTTATTTCATAAGAAGCATTATAGCAGCCGTTACAACAGTATGATAAATGGAGCGGTCTATGCGGGAGTCGGCGTTAAGTTCACACTCTCGCTGCTGCGCAATGCATTAATTGCCCCGCGTAAGGTACCTACACCCGCACAGAGTCTGAATGTTCCCGGGGAAGCCGGTATCCGCAATGAATCGAAGGCTGAGGTGAGATTATGATTCGCCGGAATCAAAAGTTTTTGACCCAACTATATATGGTAGCCGACTTTATCGTGATCCAGTTGTCCTTCCTTGCGGCCTGGTGGCTGAAGTTCAAGAGCGGCTTGCTGGAATCCTACCGGACGCTGCCTATAGAATCCTATGGGTACTGGAGCATCATCTACGGGGCCATAACCGTACTGATCGGTATTATGATATCTCTATATTTGCCCAAGCGGAAGAAGCGGTTCATTGATGAATTCCTGAAGATTTTCCAGGTGCATGCCATGGGGATCTTTATACTGCTCGGCCTGATGTTCTTCCTGAGGGAGATTGATGTCTCCCGGCAATACCTGGCGATCTATATGGGCTTCAATATTCTGTCCATTATGCTATACCGTTATGTGCTGAAGAAGATGCTGAAGTCGCTGCGTGAAAAAGGCTTCAACCGCCAGTTCGTCCTTATTCTTGGTGCAGGCACATTGGGTAAAAGATTCTATAACAACCTGGAGCAGTATCCGGAGCTGGGCTATGAGGCTATTGGCTTCCTGGATGACTTCCATCAGTGGGATGGCATTGAGGAGCAGCGGTATAAGCCGATTCTGGGTACTGTGGATCAGCTGGAGGCGATGCTGGAGATGCTTCCTGTCGATGAGGTGATTCTGGCGCTGCCGCTGGATGCCCACTCGAAATACCCGGCTATTATTGCTACTTGTGAGAAAGCCGGGATGCGGACGCTGATTATCCCTGACTTCTTCGATTACCTGCCGGCCCGTCCGTATTTCGATAACTTTGCCGGGATGCCGATGATTAATGTACGCGATATTCCGCTGGATATGGCCGGGAACAAAATGGCAAAGCGTGCGTTTGATATTGTGTTCGCCTTGTTCGCCATTCTTATGCTGTCTCCGGTGATGCTGATTGTTGCGCTTGGAGTGCGTCTGACCTCTCCCGGACCAGTGATTTTCAAGCAGGAGCGGGTGGGGCTGAACCGTCGTAATTTCATGATGTACAAGTTCCGTTCCATGAAAATGCAGACGGACGGTGAAGTGGACACAGGCTGGAGCACGAAGGAAGATCCGCGCCGGACCCGCTTTGGTACGTTTATCCGCCGGACGAGTCTGGATGAGCTGCCGCAATTCTTCAATGTACTGTTCGGGCAGATGAGCGTGGTTGGTCCGCGGCCGGAGCGCCCTTATTTTGTAGAGCAGTTCCGCGGCGAAATTCCGAAGTATATGGTCAAGCATCATGTGCGGCCGGGGATTACCGGCTGGGCCCAGAGCAACGGTCTGCGCGGGGATACCTCGATTGAGGACCGGATCAAGCATGATATTTTCTATATCGAGAATTGGTCTCTGCTGTTCGACATCCGGATTATTGCCAAGACGATTCGTAACGGCTTCAAGAACGCTTATTGAGATTCTCAGTTGTGAAGATTGAATTACTTTCTGACTGGAAAAAAGGGTTTATACGGTGATCATCAGTAATTGATTTGAAACTTCTTAATGACTAAAAAATACATTCTCCTCGTATAACTTGAGAAGAATGTATTTTTGTTGTTTAAATTTTTGTTCAGTTTTGAAGTTTGAAGTGGCAATTTCTTTGATATACATCATTGAGCATTTAAAAATCCATTACCAGCCATATTTAGGCCTCCGTTTTCTACAATTTCATTTGAAATAATTAGTTTATAATAACCTTCGGGGACGTTATTCCAATAAATTGTATTATTAGAACCGACATAGCTACCGACAACTTTTATAACGTTAGTTTTATAGTCACTACTAGTACTCTTAAGATAATAGTAGACTCTGACACTACCTGTACCTCCAGGAGTATGCTGAGTGTGTGTTAAGTAAACAGTTGGTGTACTTGATGATACATAAAGTGTACCATCAGTTTGAATCCATCCTCCTACAGATAAAGTTTTAATAGTATAGGATAGACCCGCAGCCAGAGGTGAAATGCCCCCATCTAGAGACCTTGTGAAATTTGTGCTATTCCAGGTAATAGAATTATCGATTGAACTTTGCATTTCTGGAGTTACGGTTTTTATTTCAGAGACATTACTGGCGTCATTCAAATTGCTTGTAGCAGAGGATACATCAGCAGCATACGATTCTGCTGAAATAGGTGCAGTTGCTAGAAAAATTAATGAAGCAACTAATAACGTTTTTACCATTTTCATAGATCTGTCCTCCTAGTATTTTAGATAATAAGGAAAAATATTAAATAACTTCAAATACTGAACATGTATTATTTAACCATTATGATATTTATCAAACTTTTTCTAATTAATTGATATAATCCGAAATATTACAAGTGCATAAAATGTTCGCATTTTGTTCTCTTTTAAATTGACACCCCCCTTCGTGCTGACTTAGACTAGAGATACGGATTGTGCGTACGCAGGAGTGTGTATATTCACTTAGATGAACAATGAGGATGGACAAAGATGAACGAGATGCGGCAAATGATCAGACCGTGGCGGCATGTCTTCAAGCTGGACCCGGACCGTGTGCTTGGTGACAAGGAGCTGGCCGCTGTCTGCCAGTCGGGAACCGATGCGATTCTCGTCGGCGGCTCTACCGGCGTGACTTATGAGAATACGGTGAGTCTGCTTGCGAGAATCCGGCAGTTTAACCTGCCTTGCGCGCTGGAGATCTCGGATCTGGAGGCCGCTGTGCCCGGTTTTGACCTGTATATGATTCCCATGGTGCTCAACACTGACGATACTTCATGGATTCTCGGCCATCACCGCCGGGCGATTGAACGCTTCGGCAGTCTGATCCCATGGGAATTGCTGCTGACAGAGGGCTATATTGTGCTGAATAGCGATTCCTCGGTAGCACGCCTGACCGGTGCGGACTGCTCGCTGGATGCGGCTGGTGCGGGAGCCTATGCGCAGATTGCAGACAAGCTGATGAACCTCCCGGTGGTCTATCTTGAATATAGCGGACGCTACGGAGATCTGGAGATTGTGCGCGAGGTCAGGGAAGTGGTTGAGCACAGCCAGCTTTTCTATGGAGGCGGAATTACAGGTGCAGAGGAAGCCATGCATGTAGCCGCGCTATGTGATACAGTAGTGGTCGGCAATATTATTTATAGTAATATGGAACAAGCGCTGTTGACGGTCCAGGCTGTGCGGGATACC
The sequence above is a segment of the Paenibacillus sp. FSL R7-0204 genome. Coding sequences within it:
- a CDS encoding heptaprenylglyceryl phosphate synthase; protein product: MRQMIRPWRHVFKLDPDRVLGDKELAAVCQSGTDAILVGGSTGVTYENTVSLLARIRQFNLPCALEISDLEAAVPGFDLYMIPMVLNTDDTSWILGHHRRAIERFGSLIPWELLLTEGYIVLNSDSSVARLTGADCSLDAAGAGAYAQIADKLMNLPVVYLEYSGRYGDLEIVREVREVVEHSQLFYGGGITGAEEAMHVAALCDTVVVGNIIYSNMEQALLTVQAVRDTPQMDW